One genomic segment of Arcobacter porcinus includes these proteins:
- the galU gene encoding UTP--glucose-1-phosphate uridylyltransferase GalU encodes MKNPIKKCLFPAAGYGTRFLPATKATPKEMLPILTKPLIQYGVEEALSAGIENMAIVTGRGKRAIEDHFDISYELEHQIKGTSKEHYLNEIRNVITKCTFSYTRQIEMKGLGHAILSGENLIGNQPFAVLLADDLCDAPNDGVLSQMVELYKKYTCSIVAIEEIPKEDTNKYGVIAGNEIEPGIFMVKDMVEKPEPQDAPSNLAIIGRYILTPDIFDILRETKPGKGGEIQITDALLTQAKKGMVLAFKFKGQRFDCGSIDGFVKATNYFYDKSIKDEKKDKAKK; translated from the coding sequence ATGAAAAACCCAATAAAAAAATGTCTATTCCCAGCTGCTGGTTATGGTACAAGATTTTTACCAGCAACAAAAGCAACACCAAAAGAGATGTTACCAATTCTAACAAAACCTTTAATTCAATATGGAGTTGAAGAAGCTTTATCAGCTGGAATTGAAAATATGGCAATAGTAACTGGTCGTGGGAAAAGAGCAATTGAAGATCATTTTGATATATCTTATGAGCTTGAGCATCAAATAAAAGGTACAAGTAAAGAGCACTATTTAAATGAAATTAGAAATGTAATCACAAAATGTACTTTTTCATATACAAGACAAATTGAGATGAAAGGATTAGGTCATGCTATTTTATCTGGTGAAAATCTTATAGGAAATCAACCTTTTGCTGTATTACTTGCAGATGATTTATGTGATGCTCCTAATGATGGAGTTTTATCTCAAATGGTTGAACTTTATAAAAAATATACTTGTTCAATAGTTGCAATAGAAGAGATTCCAAAAGAGGATACAAATAAATATGGTGTAATTGCTGGAAATGAGATTGAACCAGGAATTTTTATGGTAAAAGATATGGTTGAAAAACCAGAACCACAAGATGCTCCTTCAAACTTAGCCATTATTGGAAGATATATTCTTACTCCTGATATCTTTGATATCTTAAGAGAGACAAAACCTGGAAAAGGTGGAGAGATTCAAATTACAGATGCTTTACTTACTCAAGCAAAAAAAGGAATGGTTTTAGCATTTAAATTCAAAGGTCAAAGATTTGATTGTGGAAGTATTGATGGATTTGTAAAAGCTACAAACTATTTTTATGATAAATCTATAAAAGATGAGAAAAAAGATAAGGCGAAGAAATAA
- the xth gene encoding exodeoxyribonuclease III — MKKTYKFVSWNVNGIRAVDKKEALKWIDESDIDILGIQETKSQIDQIPKSIFTKEFNFKMASQSAIKGRSGTALFSDIEPFFESTCQKVDILDEGRINEIHFNIKDKKIAYFNIYFPNGQSNEDRLKYKMEFYDRFLEYCKELKNDGFSIIVCGDVNTAHEAIDLARPKANENTSGFLQIERDWITKFIDEGFYDTFRLINGDLKDKYSWWSYRANARENNVGWRIDYFFVSLDLKEFVKDAYIMDDIFGSDHCPVALTMQF, encoded by the coding sequence ATGAAAAAAACTTATAAATTTGTATCGTGGAATGTAAATGGAATAAGAGCTGTTGATAAAAAAGAGGCTTTAAAATGGATAGATGAATCAGATATTGATATTTTAGGGATACAAGAGACAAAATCTCAAATAGATCAAATCCCAAAATCAATATTTACAAAAGAGTTTAATTTTAAAATGGCTAGTCAATCAGCTATAAAAGGGAGAAGTGGAACTGCACTTTTTAGTGATATTGAACCATTTTTTGAATCAACTTGCCAAAAAGTAGATATTTTAGATGAAGGAAGAATAAACGAAATTCATTTTAATATAAAAGATAAAAAAATTGCATATTTTAATATCTATTTTCCAAATGGACAAAGCAATGAAGATAGACTAAAATATAAAATGGAGTTTTATGATAGATTTTTAGAATATTGTAAAGAGCTTAAAAATGATGGTTTTTCTATAATTGTTTGTGGAGATGTAAATACAGCTCACGAAGCAATAGATTTAGCAAGACCAAAAGCAAATGAAAATACAAGTGGTTTTTTACAAATTGAAAGAGATTGGATAACAAAATTTATAGATGAAGGTTTTTATGATACTTTTAGACTTATAAATGGTGATTTAAAAGACAAATACTCTTGGTGGAGTTATAGAGCAAATGCTAGAGAAAACAATGTAGGCTGGAGAATTGATTACTTTTTTGTGAGTTTAGATTTAAAAGAGTTCGTAAAAGATGCTTATATTATGGATGATATTTTTGGAAGTGATCACTGTCCTGTTGCTTTAACTATGCAGTTCTGA
- a CDS encoding glucose-6-phosphate isomerase, protein MQNTLYYPKVSLKDEDIFNAIKQERDSIGYYSLAFCETQELKSKLDSLNFKQNKIAIIGIGGSTLGTYAIYNFLKYHKQNNQTLKKEILFFESTDPVNLNGTISQLDLEDTLFIIISKSGTTIETISIFKYLSSLINMNKDNLLVITENDSKLNSFAQTNNLITFEIPKNVGGRFSVLSNVGLVPLYLAGFDIDELLRGARYISTSFFEQNSLYDTILKKARTYYEYKDIYNINAVFSYSQLLEGFNKWYVQLWGESLGKIDINNANQGLTPIGLLGPVDQHSFLQLIVEGKRDKTVTFIKIKDFKDDTKISSISLNSLEELDYINNIDFKELINLQADATIASVKEYQKDIPIDIIEIEEISEFEIGKLLFYYELLTSVVGQFLRIDTYNQPGVEGGKIILKELLKTKK, encoded by the coding sequence ATGCAAAATACTCTTTATTATCCAAAGGTATCTTTAAAAGATGAAGATATTTTTAATGCAATAAAACAAGAAAGAGATAGCATTGGATATTACTCTTTAGCTTTTTGTGAAACACAAGAACTAAAATCAAAACTTGATTCTTTGAATTTTAAACAAAATAAAATTGCTATTATTGGAATTGGTGGAAGTACTTTAGGAACATATGCTATTTATAATTTTCTAAAATATCATAAACAAAACAATCAAACTTTAAAAAAAGAGATTCTATTTTTTGAAAGTACAGATCCTGTAAACTTAAATGGAACAATTTCTCAACTAGATTTAGAAGATACACTTTTTATAATAATCTCTAAATCTGGAACTACAATTGAGACTATCTCTATTTTTAAATATCTTAGTTCTCTTATAAATATGAACAAAGATAATCTTTTGGTAATTACAGAAAATGATAGTAAATTAAATAGCTTTGCACAAACTAACAATCTTATTACATTTGAGATACCAAAGAATGTAGGTGGAAGATTCTCGGTTTTATCAAATGTTGGTTTAGTGCCTTTATATTTAGCTGGTTTTGATATTGATGAACTTTTAAGAGGTGCAAGATATATATCAACATCATTTTTTGAACAAAACTCTTTATATGACACAATTCTAAAAAAAGCTAGAACATATTATGAATATAAAGATATTTATAATATAAATGCTGTTTTTTCATATTCTCAACTTCTTGAAGGTTTTAATAAATGGTATGTTCAACTTTGGGGAGAAAGTCTTGGTAAAATTGATATAAATAATGCAAACCAAGGTTTAACTCCAATTGGACTTCTTGGTCCTGTTGATCAACACTCATTTTTACAACTAATTGTTGAAGGGAAAAGAGATAAAACTGTAACATTTATAAAGATTAAAGATTTTAAAGATGATACAAAAATATCATCTATCTCATTAAACTCTTTAGAAGAGCTTGATTATATCAATAATATTGATTTTAAAGAGCTTATCAATCTTCAAGCAGATGCAACTATTGCTTCAGTTAAAGAGTATCAAAAAGATATTCCTATTGATATAATAGAGATAGAAGAGATAAGTGAATTTGAAATAGGAAAACTACTATTTTATTATGAACTTTTAACATCTGTTGTAGGTCAATTTTTAAGAATTGATACTTATAATCAACCAGGAGTTGAAGGTGGTAAAATTATCTTAAAAGAGTTATTAAAAACAAAAAAGTAA
- a CDS encoding DMT family transporter: protein MIFSQTKLGVIYIALCIFLWSLLGIFVKLAQSNLDHYQYMFYSSLFSFLSLFFVALANKNLKEILSYTKNIFLLLFALGFLDFMFYLLLYFGYHNANSIEVLVIQYTWPIFIVVLSLFILKEEFTKRKFFAVIFGFIGVFLVISKGDISNLSFENIDILLVVLLSAFCFALFSVLSKKVKIDAVNAVMIYFFSATIYSFITMQTFSNFVIPVSKDWIAIFINGVFINGISYLFWIKGLQIFDASKVAPFTFLIPILSAFLLIIVFDEAILMIYFVGLLFVVLAGLINSFKTKRSIN, encoded by the coding sequence ATGATTTTTTCACAAACAAAGCTAGGAGTAATATATATAGCTTTATGTATTTTTCTTTGGTCTTTACTTGGAATTTTTGTAAAATTAGCTCAATCAAATTTAGATCATTATCAATATATGTTTTATTCATCTTTGTTCTCTTTTTTATCTCTATTTTTTGTAGCACTTGCAAATAAAAATTTAAAAGAGATTTTAAGTTATACAAAAAATATTTTTTTACTTTTATTTGCTTTAGGATTTTTAGATTTTATGTTTTATCTTCTTTTATATTTTGGATATCACAATGCAAACTCTATTGAAGTTCTGGTTATACAATATACTTGGCCAATATTTATAGTTGTTCTATCTCTTTTTATTTTAAAAGAGGAATTTACAAAAAGAAAGTTTTTTGCTGTCATTTTTGGATTTATTGGAGTTTTTTTAGTTATAAGTAAAGGAGATATTTCAAATTTGAGTTTTGAAAATATTGATATTTTACTTGTAGTTTTATTATCTGCATTCTGTTTTGCTCTTTTTTCAGTTTTAAGTAAAAAAGTAAAAATTGATGCTGTAAATGCTGTTATGATTTACTTTTTTAGTGCAACAATTTACTCTTTTATAACTATGCAAACTTTCTCAAATTTTGTAATTCCAGTATCAAAAGATTGGATTGCTATTTTTATAAATGGAGTTTTTATAAATGGAATTTCATATCTTTTTTGGATAAAAGGATTACAGATTTTTGATGCTTCAAAAGTAGCACCGTTTACATTTTTAATACCAATTTTATCAGCATTTCTTCTAATAATAGTTTTTGATGAAGCTATTTTGATGATATATTTTGTAGGACTTTTATTTGTAGTATTAGCAGGTTTAATAAATAGTTTTAAAACTAAAAGAAGTATAAATTAA
- a CDS encoding IS110 family transposase, whose product MYYVGIDIAKSFHVVTIIDENEVKVTQKPIRVTNCIDGFSKFITKLETISSNTNDFIIGLEATGIYGENLWEFLNSHGFNVKLLNPFQTTRYREQHTMKKVKNDNIDSWIIALFLKDGKYSSGYVTDDEYQSLRTLYRNRASIQSDMKEVKKRILTQVTVTFPELENFIDIFSITGLALLDKYPTAHHYKHSSVDRILKIFRHIQGNSFNNQKAIEVLELAKNSIYSGKAKDARAIAIKSSIRLLKIYQEELSILEEEILALLEKNGIKEEKDVPTNSLIENLKTIPGVSSKTIAAVISECGDLSRFKTPIKFIGYLGLFPTENSSGNSKSTGHLSKRGSSLAKHALYMASVSCLLHNKELKQYYDTKKSQGKSKQEGIIAVARKLATIIYSIFRYNTPYDPSRVFSKS is encoded by the coding sequence ATGTATTATGTTGGAATTGATATTGCTAAAAGCTTTCATGTTGTTACTATCATTGATGAGAATGAAGTAAAAGTTACACAAAAACCTATAAGAGTTACAAACTGTATTGATGGATTTTCAAAGTTTATTACTAAACTTGAAACTATTTCATCAAATACAAATGATTTTATAATTGGTCTTGAAGCAACTGGTATTTATGGTGAAAACCTTTGGGAGTTTTTAAATTCTCATGGGTTTAATGTTAAACTATTAAATCCATTTCAAACAACTAGATATAGAGAACAACACACAATGAAGAAAGTAAAAAACGACAACATAGATTCTTGGATCATAGCTTTATTTTTAAAAGATGGTAAATATAGTTCAGGTTATGTAACTGATGACGAATATCAGAGTTTAAGAACTTTATATCGTAATCGTGCTTCTATACAATCAGACATGAAAGAAGTAAAGAAGAGAATACTTACTCAAGTAACAGTTACATTTCCAGAACTTGAAAATTTTATTGATATATTTAGCATCACAGGGCTTGCACTTTTAGATAAATATCCAACTGCACACCACTATAAACATAGTAGTGTTGACAGGATACTTAAAATTTTTAGACATATTCAAGGAAATAGTTTTAATAACCAAAAGGCTATAGAGGTTTTAGAGTTAGCAAAAAACTCTATTTATTCAGGTAAAGCCAAAGATGCAAGAGCTATTGCTATTAAAAGTTCTATTAGACTTCTTAAAATATATCAAGAAGAACTATCTATATTAGAAGAAGAGATATTAGCACTTCTTGAAAAAAATGGTATTAAAGAGGAAAAAGATGTTCCAACTAATTCATTGATTGAGAACTTAAAAACTATTCCTGGAGTTTCATCTAAAACTATTGCTGCAGTTATTAGTGAATGTGGAGATCTATCAAGATTTAAAACACCTATTAAATTTATTGGTTATCTTGGATTATTTCCAACAGAAAATAGCTCAGGTAATTCCAAATCTACAGGTCATTTAAGCAAAAGAGGTTCTTCTTTAGCTAAACATGCTTTATATATGGCAAGTGTTAGTTGTTTATTACACAACAAAGAACTAAAACAATATTATGATACAAAAAAGTCTCAAGGTAAATCCAAACAGGAGGGAATTATTGCTGTTGCTAGAAAACTTGCAACCATAATTTACTCTATATTTAGATACAACACTCCATATGATCCATCTCGTGTATTTTCTAAGTCATAA
- a CDS encoding sulfite exporter TauE/SafE family protein gives MEVLFLGFLTFFTSVVAAIVGIGGGMMLIAILPSFLPTNALIPVHGLTQVSSNLSRAFFGRKDIEYSVVPKFLLGSFIGISFFAGILTLISLEYVPLFIGIYILLSLWNQKFNEKIKRYENYYIAGFFQTGLSMVVGATGPITMTLLLKDFKDKDKVVATGALLMSLTHFLKILVFIYFGFVFFDYIWIIISMICGAVFGSFVGTKARNLIDGKKFTIILKLLLTILAVKLIIEVALKSSII, from the coding sequence TTGGAAGTATTGTTTTTAGGTTTTCTCACATTTTTTACATCTGTTGTTGCTGCTATTGTTGGAATAGGTGGAGGAATGATGCTTATAGCCATTTTGCCTTCATTTTTGCCAACAAATGCATTAATTCCTGTGCATGGACTTACTCAAGTTTCAAGTAATCTTAGTCGTGCTTTTTTTGGAAGAAAAGATATAGAATATAGTGTTGTTCCAAAGTTTTTATTAGGTTCTTTTATTGGTATATCATTTTTTGCTGGAATTTTAACTCTGATATCTTTAGAATATGTTCCTTTATTTATTGGTATTTATATTTTACTATCTTTATGGAATCAGAAATTTAATGAAAAGATAAAAAGATATGAAAATTATTATATTGCTGGATTCTTTCAAACAGGACTTTCTATGGTTGTTGGAGCAACAGGACCAATTACAATGACACTTTTATTAAAAGATTTTAAAGATAAAGATAAAGTTGTTGCAACTGGTGCTTTACTTATGAGTTTAACTCATTTCCTTAAAATTTTAGTTTTTATCTATTTTGGTTTTGTTTTTTTTGATTATATATGGATAATAATCTCTATGATTTGTGGAGCAGTTTTTGGAAGTTTTGTTGGAACAAAAGCTAGAAATTTAATTGATGGAAAGAAATTTACAATTATATTAAAACTACTACTTACAATCTTAGCAGTAAAACTAATAATAGAAGTTGCTTTAAAATCTTCTATTATTTAG
- a CDS encoding AEC family transporter: MEHIFTSLIPIFSLIMIGYLFKKISFPSNDFWPMADKLTYYILMPALLIITLSKAKFEANSITLIFVSLLAILLTMISLMIFNKISSTSNSSFTSIVQGGIRFNTYVFLALSGSIFGKDGLVLAAIIITFAIPFLNILSISTFALYSENNKIDFIYLLKSIFKNPLIISCLIGAGINFIGVSIPISIENLLKILSNAALPLGLLSIGYTLVLKDITSAKKDLTITMLAKFIVLPFFMFFLAKAFNLDDMMISVLVLFAIMPTAPSAFILARQLGGDLSLMTTIITVQTIISALFLIVFLNYFN, translated from the coding sequence ATGGAACATATATTTACAAGTTTAATCCCAATTTTCTCACTAATAATGATTGGTTACTTATTTAAAAAGATAAGTTTCCCATCAAATGATTTTTGGCCGATGGCTGACAAACTTACATACTATATTTTGATGCCAGCTTTGTTGATTATTACTCTTTCAAAAGCTAAATTTGAAGCAAATAGTATCACTTTAATTTTTGTTTCACTTCTTGCTATTTTATTAACAATGATATCTCTTATGATTTTTAATAAAATAAGTTCTACATCAAATAGCTCTTTTACCTCAATAGTCCAAGGTGGAATAAGATTTAATACTTATGTGTTTTTAGCTTTAAGTGGCTCTATATTTGGAAAAGATGGTTTAGTTTTAGCAGCAATTATAATAACTTTTGCGATACCTTTTTTAAATATTTTATCTATTTCTACTTTTGCTTTATATTCTGAAAACAATAAAATAGATTTCATATATTTACTAAAATCAATTTTTAAAAATCCTTTGATAATATCTTGTCTTATTGGTGCAGGAATAAATTTCATTGGAGTTTCTATTCCTATAAGTATAGAAAATTTATTGAAAATCTTAAGTAATGCAGCTCTTCCTTTGGGACTTTTATCAATAGGTTATACATTGGTTTTAAAAGATATTACAAGTGCAAAAAAAGATTTAACTATAACTATGCTTGCAAAATTTATAGTTTTACCTTTTTTTATGTTTTTTCTAGCAAAAGCTTTTAATTTAGATGATATGATGATATCTGTTTTAGTTTTATTCGCAATTATGCCAACAGCACCAAGTGCATTTATACTTGCAAGACAACTTGGAGGAGATCTATCTTTAATGACAACTATTATTACAGTGCAAACAATAATATCTGCACTATTTTTAATAGTTTTTTTAAACTACTTTAACTAA
- a CDS encoding helix-hairpin-helix domain-containing protein, with protein MDLIKILEEKTKLEKNIIENIIKLLDDGCTIPFIARYRKDYTNSATDEQLRNFEDIYEYSKKLLNRKEEIKEILKERGFLDDKILKDIEASETLTSLEDIYSLFKEKKSSRTLKAIENGLEPMANIIQSMKYTKDECFTKAKQFLNKEILTEEDAINGAKDIIAQRYADDIKSKEIIRNSINNWGNLEISAAKEFKKDGLYSSFENTNEKLKYIKSHRILAILRAVNENELKIKIEIDEKNILENIKKYKIPNFAENSSEFVFDAYKDGLKRLLLPSLKKEAISNLKERAESEAIELFGKNLKELLQTAPLINQVILGVDPGYKTGCKLAVIDENGLYLDSGVIYPTKPREDFINSKKAVLELINKYKITAIAIGNGTASRETAIFIDNLIKEEKLDLSYAIVSEIGASVYSASKIASQEYPNLDVTIRGAISIAQRLRDPMAVLVKIDPKSLGIGQYQHDVNQKELAKKLENTTIDLVNKVGVDLNSASYKLLSFVSGISEKLAQNIVEYREKINNFKTKSQLLKVKGLGAKSYEQSVGFLRIKDGDTILDNTAIHPEDYEISLKLQKNYKLDEIKDFEEVANDLNTTSIKIKDIVNELLKPGYDVRFEFNQVKFANDILDINDLKEGFVLNGIVRNITDFGAFIDIGLKNDALLHISQISQKRVSHPSEVLSINQNLENLKVISVDLEKQRVGLSLK; from the coding sequence ATGGATTTAATTAAAATATTAGAAGAAAAAACAAAACTAGAAAAAAACATTATAGAAAATATAATAAAACTCCTTGATGATGGATGTACAATTCCTTTTATAGCAAGATATAGAAAAGACTATACAAATAGTGCGACAGATGAACAGCTTAGAAATTTTGAAGATATATATGAATACTCAAAAAAGCTTTTAAATAGAAAAGAAGAGATAAAAGAGATTTTAAAAGAGCGAGGCTTTTTAGATGATAAAATCTTAAAAGATATAGAAGCATCTGAGACTTTGACAAGTTTAGAAGATATTTATTCACTATTTAAAGAGAAAAAATCTTCAAGAACTCTAAAAGCTATTGAAAATGGACTTGAACCAATGGCAAATATTATTCAAAGCATGAAATATACAAAAGATGAGTGCTTTACTAAAGCAAAACAGTTCTTAAATAAAGAGATATTAACAGAAGAAGATGCTATAAACGGTGCAAAAGATATAATTGCACAAAGATATGCTGATGATATAAAATCAAAAGAGATAATAAGAAACTCTATAAATAATTGGGGAAATTTAGAAATAAGTGCAGCAAAAGAGTTTAAAAAAGATGGACTTTATAGCTCTTTTGAAAATACAAATGAAAAGTTAAAATATATAAAATCTCATAGGATTTTAGCTATTTTAAGAGCAGTAAATGAGAATGAATTAAAGATAAAAATAGAGATAGACGAAAAAAATATTTTAGAAAATATAAAAAAATATAAAATACCAAATTTTGCAGAAAATTCAAGTGAGTTTGTTTTTGATGCATATAAAGATGGATTAAAAAGGTTATTGCTTCCATCTTTAAAAAAAGAGGCTATATCAAACTTGAAAGAAAGAGCAGAGAGTGAAGCTATTGAACTTTTTGGTAAAAATTTAAAAGAGCTTTTGCAAACAGCACCTTTGATTAACCAAGTTATTTTAGGAGTTGATCCTGGATATAAAACAGGATGTAAATTGGCTGTAATTGATGAAAATGGATTATATTTGGATAGTGGAGTTATATATCCTACAAAACCAAGAGAAGATTTTATAAACTCAAAAAAAGCTGTATTGGAACTTATTAATAAATATAAAATTACAGCAATTGCAATAGGAAATGGAACAGCTTCAAGAGAAACAGCAATATTTATTGATAATTTAATAAAAGAAGAAAAATTAGATTTATCTTATGCAATAGTTAGTGAAATAGGAGCTAGTGTTTATTCAGCTTCAAAAATAGCTTCACAAGAGTATCCAAACCTTGATGTGACAATCAGAGGTGCAATCTCTATTGCACAAAGACTTCGTGATCCAATGGCTGTACTTGTAAAAATAGATCCTAAATCACTTGGAATTGGTCAATATCAACACGATGTAAATCAAAAAGAACTAGCTAAAAAACTAGAAAACACTACAATAGATTTAGTAAATAAAGTTGGTGTAGATTTAAATTCAGCTTCATATAAACTTCTATCTTTTGTATCTGGGATTAGTGAGAAACTTGCTCAAAATATAGTTGAATATAGAGAAAAGATTAATAACTTTAAAACAAAATCACAACTCCTTAAAGTAAAAGGTCTAGGAGCAAAATCTTATGAGCAAAGTGTTGGATTCTTAAGAATCAAAGATGGAGATACTATTTTAGATAATACAGCAATTCATCCAGAAGATTATGAGATAAGTTTAAAACTTCAAAAAAACTATAAGCTTGATGAAATAAAAGATTTTGAAGAAGTAGCAAATGATTTAAATACAACAAGCATAAAAATAAAAGATATAGTAAATGAGCTTTTAAAACCAGGATATGATGTAAGATTTGAGTTTAATCAAGTAAAATTTGCAAATGATATTTTGGATATAAATGATTTAAAAGAGGGATTTGTTTTAAATGGGATTGTAAGAAATATCACAGATTTTGGTGCATTTATAGATATTGGATTAAAAAATGATGCTCTTTTACATATTTCACAAATTTCACAAAAAAGAGTATCTCATCCAAGTGAAGTTTTGAGTATAAATCAGAATTTAGAAAATTTAAAAGTAATAAGTGTTGATTTAGAGAAACAAAGAGTAGGGCTTAGTTTAAAATGA